In one window of Bdellovibrio bacteriovorus W DNA:
- a CDS encoding ATP-dependent DNA helicase (COG0210 Superfamily I DNA and RNA helicases), with the protein MEWLKGLNPEQQQAVKHNYGPMLILAGAGSGKTTVLVSRTGRLISERVAQAQEICVLTFTNKAAKELKHRVGVKLGSTGKNLWAGTFHSFGLQILRRFHKHAGLSPYFGIVDQSDCNAIIKDLLKDVRNSGKDKFDVDKILSMINDSRTGLAHTTEGFDEYHEMVELLTPRFTKRLEHLGVVDFEGLLIKPLQLFRENPEILEKVQNSFTQVMVDEFQDTNRMQMDLIAQIVKTHNNLTVVGDDDQSIYGWRGAEVKNILNFPQEFANCEVIKLERNYRSSAEILAVANAAISKNKNRHGKILKSENAKDTGVLPELFVLDREEDECDFVVSEILNFQRQGFSYKDFAILYRSNTQGGLIESSLRRANIPYNISGGTSIFDRREIKDMMAYLKQALAPNEVSLRRIINVPSRGIGDTSIEKLTEFSLSRRINFVDACRFWKDAGVQDKAGESIEQLFEFIENLPKNILDFHVGSTPGAKMVELFESIGYREFVYSTAADPTSAEKKWVVVEILGRILDAYLGKRSYSVEAIKSFVDSMMLRDDLNEEEENQNKVQLMTLHASKGLEFPVVILAGLEEDLLPHRNLGSDIDEERRLFYVGVTRAKKRLVMSRCQQRKRNGVVRPSAPSRFLLEVPTELYTEFPQGARPVVGQDREDLVANFLAKLDGQLTSKKGGS; encoded by the coding sequence ATGGAATGGCTGAAGGGTTTAAACCCCGAACAGCAGCAGGCCGTAAAGCATAATTACGGCCCGATGCTTATTTTGGCAGGAGCCGGTTCGGGAAAAACCACCGTGCTTGTCTCAAGAACGGGTCGGCTGATCTCCGAGAGAGTCGCACAGGCGCAAGAAATTTGCGTACTTACATTCACTAATAAAGCTGCAAAAGAATTAAAGCATCGTGTAGGTGTCAAACTGGGTTCAACGGGTAAGAACCTTTGGGCTGGCACCTTTCACTCTTTTGGTTTGCAGATTCTTCGTAGATTTCATAAGCACGCAGGGTTGAGTCCTTACTTTGGTATTGTCGATCAAAGTGACTGCAATGCTATTATCAAGGACTTGCTCAAAGACGTTCGCAACTCTGGCAAAGATAAATTCGATGTGGATAAGATTTTATCCATGATCAATGATAGCAGAACAGGGCTTGCGCACACCACAGAAGGTTTTGACGAGTACCACGAGATGGTGGAACTTTTAACTCCTCGATTTACAAAGCGCTTAGAGCATCTCGGTGTGGTGGATTTTGAGGGGTTATTAATCAAGCCCTTGCAACTTTTTCGAGAGAATCCAGAAATTTTAGAAAAAGTCCAAAACAGTTTCACGCAAGTGATGGTGGACGAGTTCCAAGATACCAATCGCATGCAAATGGATCTGATTGCGCAAATTGTGAAGACTCACAATAATTTGACAGTGGTTGGGGACGATGACCAATCCATTTATGGATGGCGTGGGGCTGAAGTTAAAAATATTTTAAACTTCCCTCAAGAGTTTGCAAATTGCGAGGTGATCAAGCTTGAGAGGAACTATCGTTCTTCGGCAGAGATCCTGGCTGTTGCCAACGCTGCGATTTCCAAAAATAAAAATCGTCACGGTAAGATTTTAAAATCTGAAAATGCTAAGGACACAGGTGTTCTTCCAGAGCTTTTTGTTTTGGATCGGGAAGAAGATGAATGTGACTTTGTGGTTAGTGAAATCCTGAACTTTCAAAGGCAGGGATTTTCATATAAAGATTTTGCGATCTTATATCGCTCGAACACCCAGGGTGGTTTGATCGAGTCGTCTTTAAGGCGCGCTAATATTCCGTATAATATATCTGGTGGAACCTCGATCTTTGATCGCCGTGAGATCAAAGATATGATGGCGTATTTAAAGCAGGCTTTGGCTCCGAATGAAGTTTCTTTGCGTCGAATTATCAATGTTCCGAGTCGTGGAATTGGGGATACTTCTATTGAGAAACTCACGGAGTTTTCTCTCAGTCGCCGTATTAATTTCGTGGATGCTTGTCGATTCTGGAAGGATGCCGGAGTTCAGGATAAAGCGGGCGAATCCATCGAACAGCTTTTTGAGTTTATCGAAAATCTTCCTAAGAACATTTTGGATTTTCATGTGGGCTCTACTCCAGGTGCCAAGATGGTGGAGCTTTTTGAGAGCATCGGTTATCGCGAGTTTGTCTATTCGACGGCCGCTGATCCGACGAGCGCTGAGAAGAAATGGGTCGTTGTTGAAATCCTCGGACGCATTTTAGATGCCTACCTTGGGAAGCGATCTTATTCCGTTGAGGCCATTAAGTCTTTTGTGGACTCGATGATGCTTCGAGATGATCTGAACGAGGAAGAAGAAAATCAGAATAAAGTTCAACTGATGACTCTGCATGCATCCAAGGGCTTAGAGTTTCCGGTTGTGATTTTAGCGGGGCTTGAGGAAGATCTTCTGCCGCATCGAAACTTGGGATCTGATATCGATGAGGAGAGAAGACTTTTTTATGTCGGGGTGACGCGAGCAAAAAAACGCCTTGTGATGTCACGCTGTCAGCAGCGTAAGCGCAATGGTGTTGTTCGGCCGTCAGCTCCTTCAAGGTTCTTATTGGAAGTACCAACAGAGCTCTATACGGAGTTCCCACAGGGTGCTCGGCCCGTGGTAGGGCAAGATCGTGAAGATCTTGTGGCGAACTTCTTAGCTAAACTTGATGGTCAACTGACTTCAAAAAAAGGTGGATCTTAG
- a CDS encoding hypothetical protein (COG2255 Holliday junction resolvasome, helicase subunit), with product MKRLLIVILAMLITTAGCRKGKPDDDSELTQAPQNLFRGVPADLAGTWSGPCHLSENCASELLIQLQQDKIMIRFSYVIDEKVFGLSSGPYRLESNNIIDENGYSVGAIGHGGLFIDRPDIGKLIAAKQESGGLVLTIEQGDRESLKVEFPPLKEVQANVSNKSLTAFLRSTFF from the coding sequence GTGAAAAGACTTCTAATCGTAATTTTAGCCATGCTTATTACAACGGCAGGTTGCCGCAAGGGAAAGCCCGATGACGATAGTGAACTCACTCAAGCCCCTCAAAATCTTTTTAGAGGTGTGCCCGCCGATCTTGCCGGCACTTGGAGTGGACCTTGTCATCTCTCAGAGAACTGCGCCTCTGAACTTTTGATTCAACTGCAACAAGATAAAATCATGATCCGCTTTTCTTATGTGATCGACGAAAAGGTCTTTGGACTTTCTTCTGGTCCCTATCGTTTAGAAAGTAATAATATCATCGATGAAAATGGTTACTCTGTCGGAGCCATTGGCCATGGAGGTCTTTTTATAGACCGACCTGATATTGGTAAACTCATCGCAGCCAAACAAGAAAGCGGTGGCCTTGTGCTTACTATCGAACAGGGGGATCGAGAGAGCCTCAAGGTGGAGTTTCCCCCACTGAAAGAAGTTCAAGCAAACGTGAGTAATAAATCACTCACTGCTTTTCTAAGATCCACCTTTTTTTGA
- a CDS encoding BolA-like protein (COG0271 Stress-induced morphogen (activity unknown)) — protein MSSRLERLQDLLDNQLHPSVLQIENESDKHSVPPNSETHFKVLVVSEIFVGKSRIDRQRLVNDIIAGEYKTGLHALTQRALTPEEWAKEAGIPFESPDCLGGSKVDSKMTRK, from the coding sequence ATGAGTTCCCGCTTAGAGAGACTGCAAGATCTTTTAGATAACCAACTTCATCCTTCCGTTTTGCAAATTGAAAACGAGAGCGATAAACACTCTGTACCACCTAACTCAGAAACACATTTCAAAGTTCTGGTGGTCTCAGAAATTTTTGTCGGTAAATCCCGAATTGATCGGCAGCGACTGGTAAATGATATCATAGCGGGGGAGTATAAAACCGGTTTGCACGCTCTGACCCAAAGAGCTTTGACTCCTGAAGAGTGGGCCAAAGAGGCTGGTATTCCCTTTGAATCCCCAGATTGCCTTGGTGGCAGCAAGGTAGATTCAAAGATGACTCGAAAATAG
- a CDS encoding putative ABC transporter ATP-binding protein (COG0488 ATPase components of ABC transporters with duplicated ATPase domains), with protein sequence MSQEIIYTMKGVSKVYPPNRYVLKDIYLSYFYGAKIGVLGLNGSGKSSLLRIMAGVDKDFIGEAFPSKTMKVGYFEQEPQLDETLSVRDNIFAGMGELPALMKEYNAINDKFSDPDLDPDEMNKLIEKQGVIQEKLEALGAWDVDQKIEIVMDALRCPDGELPVTNLSGGEKRRVALARLIMSEPDILLLDEPTNHLDAESVAWLEQYLAKFPGTVIAVTHDRYFLDNVAGWILELDRGEGIPWKGNYTSWLEQKDKRTANEAKDQARKTRTLERELDWIRQGAKARQAKSKARISNYENLLKEASPEKIQEMSIYIPPGPRLGDIVVEANGITKAYGHKVLLDNVSFSIPRGAIVGVIGPNGVGKSTLFRMITGKEQPDSGSFKVGETVKISYVDQTRETLDPNKTIFEELSGGADVIQLGSREINSRQYVSWFNFSGTDQQKKVGQLSGGERNRVNMAKILKEGGNLLLLDEPTNDLDVNTMRALEEALLEFGGSAVVISHDRWFLDRVCTHIMAFEGDSKIEFFNGNFTEYEEDRKKRLGENAAPKRIRFKMI encoded by the coding sequence ATGTCTCAAGAGATTATCTACACAATGAAGGGCGTAAGTAAAGTATATCCTCCAAATAGATACGTTTTAAAAGATATTTATCTTTCGTACTTTTATGGAGCAAAAATCGGAGTTCTTGGTCTGAACGGATCTGGAAAATCAAGTCTGCTTAGAATTATGGCAGGGGTTGATAAGGATTTCATCGGCGAAGCATTCCCTTCTAAAACAATGAAGGTGGGATACTTTGAGCAAGAGCCCCAACTCGATGAAACGCTGAGTGTTCGTGACAATATTTTTGCCGGAATGGGTGAGTTGCCTGCATTGATGAAAGAATACAATGCGATCAACGATAAGTTCAGCGACCCTGATCTTGATCCAGATGAAATGAATAAGCTGATTGAAAAACAAGGCGTGATTCAAGAAAAACTTGAGGCTCTTGGTGCTTGGGATGTTGATCAGAAAATCGAAATCGTCATGGATGCACTTCGCTGTCCAGATGGAGAACTTCCCGTCACAAATCTTTCAGGTGGTGAGAAGCGCCGTGTGGCTTTGGCTCGTTTGATTATGTCTGAGCCGGATATTTTATTACTCGATGAGCCTACGAATCACTTGGATGCTGAATCAGTGGCATGGCTTGAGCAATACCTTGCAAAGTTCCCAGGAACTGTCATTGCGGTGACGCATGATCGTTACTTCCTAGATAACGTAGCTGGCTGGATTTTAGAGCTAGATCGCGGTGAAGGCATTCCTTGGAAAGGGAACTATACATCTTGGTTAGAGCAAAAAGATAAGCGCACAGCGAACGAAGCGAAGGATCAAGCTCGTAAGACGAGAACTCTTGAAAGAGAGTTGGATTGGATTCGTCAGGGAGCTAAGGCTCGCCAAGCTAAATCTAAAGCGCGTATTTCTAATTACGAAAACTTACTTAAAGAAGCTTCTCCTGAGAAAATTCAAGAGATGTCTATCTACATTCCACCGGGACCTCGTTTAGGAGACATTGTTGTCGAAGCAAATGGCATCACGAAAGCTTATGGACATAAGGTTCTTCTCGACAACGTGAGCTTTTCCATTCCTCGCGGGGCAATCGTGGGTGTTATTGGACCAAACGGTGTGGGTAAATCGACTCTTTTCCGTATGATTACAGGTAAAGAACAGCCTGATTCTGGCTCATTTAAGGTAGGCGAAACAGTGAAGATTTCTTACGTGGATCAAACACGTGAGACTTTGGATCCAAATAAAACTATTTTTGAAGAGCTTTCAGGTGGGGCTGATGTGATTCAGTTGGGCTCTCGTGAGATCAATTCTCGTCAGTACGTTTCATGGTTTAACTTCTCTGGAACAGACCAACAGAAAAAAGTGGGTCAGTTATCGGGTGGGGAACGCAACCGTGTGAATATGGCGAAAATCCTGAAAGAGGGCGGAAACCTTTTACTTCTGGATGAGCCAACGAATGACCTTGATGTGAATACAATGCGTGCTCTTGAGGAAGCTCTCTTAGAGTTCGGTGGTTCTGCGGTTGTGATTTCGCATGATCGCTGGTTCTTAGACAGAGTTTGTACTCATATCATGGCGTTTGAAGGTGATTCAAAAATTGAGTTCTTTAACGGAAACTTTACAGAGTACGAAGAAGATCGAAAAAAGCGCCTTGGAGAAAATGCAGCTCCAAAACGTATCAGATTTAAAATGATTTAA
- a CDS encoding histidine kinase (COG0642 Signal transduction histidine kinase), translated as MQASEERTKAILEKKRLVFFRLIYFIAAFLILMYVWKFNVYYGVSRYNPVLFPLTVLFLVAPWVFLRKSYRAGALALIITAVTMTNILIYIGGGLNAPGIIWLACFPPTMAVLAGRKGSYAAYVLVAVSFLVFLMLRAYGIGPDLVAEHGSYVREKTINLFFFILFACFTTQQYLIAEERNMKHLNEQRNDIENLLRLLLHDVANTLSTLTYSLVKAKEQSKSEATPDFDKLEKTVEDIANLLSQVRHIKSVKDGKINLPLKPLSLTMILSELYEAATLAATPKSIKIVLDLPRENLNILGERTIITNLILMNLINNAIKFSHPGNRVTIKVGTDEAKQFAEVSVVDHGIGIPKEMLEDLFKFNSSTSRVGTQGEKGTGYGLPLVLEYIQLLNGKITVTSSTESGSTPGETRFTVSFPLAP; from the coding sequence ATGCAGGCATCAGAAGAACGCACAAAAGCAATATTGGAAAAAAAACGTCTCGTCTTTTTTAGGCTCATCTACTTTATTGCTGCCTTCTTGATCCTTATGTACGTCTGGAAGTTCAACGTCTATTATGGGGTTAGCAGATACAACCCCGTCCTCTTTCCCCTCACCGTTCTATTTTTGGTCGCCCCGTGGGTCTTCTTGCGCAAGAGCTATCGAGCTGGCGCCCTTGCCCTGATCATCACAGCGGTCACGATGACAAATATTTTGATCTACATAGGCGGTGGCCTTAATGCTCCGGGGATCATCTGGCTAGCCTGCTTCCCACCGACCATGGCGGTCCTTGCTGGCCGCAAGGGCTCTTATGCAGCTTATGTTTTGGTGGCGGTAAGCTTTTTGGTATTTCTGATGCTGAGAGCTTACGGGATTGGACCTGACTTGGTGGCTGAACATGGCAGCTATGTTCGAGAAAAAACCATCAATCTCTTTTTCTTTATCCTCTTCGCCTGCTTCACGACCCAACAGTACTTGATCGCTGAAGAGCGCAATATGAAGCACCTCAACGAGCAAAGAAACGATATAGAAAACCTCTTGCGTCTGCTTTTGCATGATGTTGCCAATACTCTTTCAACTTTGACCTATAGCCTTGTTAAGGCCAAAGAACAGTCTAAAAGTGAAGCAACTCCTGATTTTGACAAGCTTGAAAAAACGGTGGAGGACATCGCAAACCTCCTCTCTCAGGTGAGGCATATTAAGTCGGTCAAAGACGGAAAAATCAATCTCCCCCTTAAACCTCTCTCTCTGACGATGATTCTCAGTGAACTCTATGAGGCGGCCACTCTAGCGGCCACTCCTAAGAGTATTAAAATTGTTCTCGATCTTCCGAGGGAGAACCTTAATATCTTAGGCGAAAGAACGATCATCACAAACCTGATCCTGATGAATCTCATCAATAACGCGATCAAGTTCTCGCACCCTGGGAACCGCGTTACTATTAAGGTGGGCACAGATGAAGCCAAGCAGTTTGCCGAAGTCAGCGTCGTAGATCACGGCATAGGAATACCCAAAGAAATGCTCGAGGACCTCTTTAAGTTCAATTCCTCGACATCGAGAGTGGGAACCCAAGGTGAAAAAGGCACTGGCTACGGGCTGCCTCTTGTTCTTGAATACATACAGCTTTTAAATGGAAAAATAACGGTCACATCGAGCACTGAATCAGGATCTACCCCAGGGGAAACTCGTTTCACGGTATCTTTCCCTCTGGCGCCATAA
- a CDS encoding hypothetical protein (COG2214 DnaJ-class molecular chaperone) has protein sequence MGTTASFKEILRDKMEQNSTETSFYQSTTLDADPLHMAFLLGKINRLHAQPPLTKGQKAYPRPQPKARTPHSMDESQAQSFVFFKELIQDIPEGFTLTELKRAFRSAAKLLHPDHGGSSEQFFTLKDHYQNLAKILSVGHP, from the coding sequence ATGGGAACAACGGCAAGTTTCAAAGAAATCTTAAGAGATAAAATGGAGCAAAACTCCACCGAAACTTCCTTTTACCAGTCGACAACACTGGATGCAGACCCTCTGCATATGGCGTTTTTGCTAGGGAAAATCAACCGTTTGCACGCTCAACCCCCTCTTACTAAGGGACAAAAAGCCTACCCTCGCCCTCAACCCAAAGCTCGCACTCCCCACTCGATGGATGAGTCTCAAGCTCAGTCGTTTGTCTTTTTCAAAGAGCTTATCCAAGACATTCCAGAGGGGTTCACCCTCACAGAACTAAAAAGAGCCTTCCGCTCAGCTGCCAAGCTCCTTCACCCCGACCATGGTGGAAGCAGTGAGCAATTCTTCACTCTCAAAGACCATTATCAAAACCTAGCTAAGATTCTCTCTGTGGGACACCCTTAG
- a CDS encoding hypothetical protein (COG5531 SWIB-domain-containing proteins implicated in chromatin remodeling) — MGSEKKVRGHAFFFGQTPRLRYTLCSFGITNKAKAKNLNGGIKMAKAKKATTKKAAAKKAPAKKATTKKAVAKKAPAKKATTKKAAAAPKKAVAKKATTKKAAPAKKATTKKAAAPKKAKTARKPNAAFMKELTPSPALAAVVGASPLPRTEVVKKLWAYIKKNNLQDQKNRRNINADAKLKEVFGGKTTVSMFDMTKLVSKHLK; from the coding sequence ATGGGTAGTGAAAAAAAAGTGAGAGGGCATGCATTTTTTTTTGGACAAACGCCTCGACTTAGATACACACTATGTTCATTCGGTATAACAAATAAAGCTAAAGCTAAAAACCTTAACGGAGGAATTAAAATGGCAAAAGCTAAGAAAGCTACTACTAAGAAAGCAGCAGCGAAAAAAGCTCCAGCGAAAAAAGCAACTACTAAGAAAGCAGTAGCTAAAAAAGCTCCAGCTAAAAAAGCTACTACAAAAAAAGCGGCAGCAGCTCCTAAGAAAGCAGTAGCTAAAAAAGCTACTACTAAAAAAGCAGCTCCAGCGAAAAAGGCTACTACTAAGAAAGCAGCAGCTCCTAAAAAAGCTAAAACTGCTCGTAAGCCAAACGCAGCTTTCATGAAAGAGTTGACTCCATCTCCAGCTTTGGCTGCAGTAGTTGGTGCTTCTCCACTTCCACGTACTGAAGTTGTTAAAAAACTTTGGGCGTACATCAAGAAGAACAATCTTCAAGATCAAAAGAACAGAAGAAACATCAACGCTGATGCAAAACTTAAAGAAGTTTTCGGCGGTAAAACTACTGTTTCTATGTTCGACATGACTAAGCTTGTTTCTAAGCACCTTAAGTAG
- a CDS encoding hypothetical protein (COG0024 Methionine aminopeptidase), which produces MTVACRIAADTLTYLDKYIKPGITTNQIDELANDFMLTKGAKSACLGYHGYPKYTCTSINEVICHGLPDETVLKDGDIINVDVTAWIDGFFGDTSKMYTIGNVSDVAKDLIETAMLARDKGIEAITPNGRTGDIGFETNKVITRRGYTGVKEIGGHGVGRVFHTEPFVPCYGKKGKGELLVPFHCITVEPMVNQGTDEIIEFDIPNSDIKYYHTADGLLSAQFEHTVLVTDTGYEILTLP; this is translated from the coding sequence ATGACGGTTGCTTGCCGTATCGCTGCCGATACTTTGACGTACTTGGATAAGTACATTAAGCCAGGGATCACAACGAATCAGATTGATGAGTTGGCCAACGACTTTATGCTCACGAAGGGGGCGAAGTCGGCTTGTTTGGGCTATCACGGCTATCCAAAGTACACGTGCACATCCATTAACGAAGTCATCTGTCACGGTTTACCTGATGAGACTGTTTTAAAAGACGGGGACATCATTAACGTGGATGTCACAGCTTGGATTGATGGCTTCTTTGGCGACACTTCAAAAATGTACACGATCGGAAATGTTTCTGATGTGGCGAAGGACCTTATCGAGACAGCGATGCTGGCTCGTGATAAGGGCATTGAAGCGATCACTCCTAACGGACGCACAGGTGATATTGGCTTTGAAACGAACAAGGTTATCACACGCCGTGGTTATACAGGCGTGAAAGAGATCGGTGGCCATGGTGTAGGAAGAGTCTTCCATACAGAGCCCTTTGTTCCTTGTTACGGAAAAAAAGGCAAAGGCGAGCTTTTAGTTCCCTTTCATTGCATCACTGTTGAGCCTATGGTGAATCAGGGAACGGATGAAATTATTGAATTTGACATTCCAAACTCTGACATCAAGTACTATCACACTGCGGATGGCTTGCTGTCTGCTCAGTTTGAGCATACTGTGCTAGTAACCGACACTGGCTACGAGATTTTAACTTTACCTTAA
- a CDS encoding S-adenosyl-L-homocysteine hydrolase (COG0499 S-adenosylhomocysteine hydrolase), with translation MTVKKTSGKASMKKNAKAAEKATLATAVDYRVSKEAMENPEVFAKLAKWGREEIKIAETEMPGLMALRKEYKKQQPLKGARIAGCLHMTIQTAVLMETLVELGAEVRWSSCNIFSTSRSRSSSYGRSGYSSICLERSN, from the coding sequence ATGACTGTGAAAAAAACAAGTGGGAAAGCAAGCATGAAGAAAAATGCAAAAGCAGCAGAAAAGGCAACTTTAGCAACAGCGGTGGACTACCGTGTATCTAAAGAAGCTATGGAGAACCCAGAGGTATTTGCGAAATTAGCAAAATGGGGTCGTGAAGAAATCAAAATCGCTGAAACTGAAATGCCAGGTTTGATGGCTCTTCGTAAAGAGTACAAAAAACAGCAACCACTTAAAGGTGCTCGTATCGCGGGTTGCCTTCACATGACAATTCAAACAGCTGTACTTATGGAAACACTAGTAGAGCTGGGTGCTGAAGTACGTTGGTCTTCATGCAATATCTTCTCAACCTCAAGATCACGCAGCAGCAGCTATGGCCGCAGCGGGTATTCCAGTATTTGCTTGGAAAGGTCTAACTGA
- a CDS encoding S-adenosyl-L-homocysteine hydrolase (COG0499 S-adenosylhomocysteine hydrolase) has translation MILDDGGDLTNMMHEKRFANEIKKIIGISEETTTGVHNLEVMVKEGRLKVPAININDSVTKSKFDNLYGCRESLADGIKRATDVMVAGKICVVAGYGDVGKGSAHSLRGLGARVLITEIDPICALQAAMEGFEVTTMEDAAPLGDIFVTATGCCDIITEKHFKAMKNNAIVCNIGHFDIEIDMAWLNKNSKVREVKPQVDIHTLKNGRQIIVLAKGRLVNLGCATGHPSFVMSNSFTNQVLAQMELYMNRAKYKKIAVYRLPKHLDEKVAALHLGKLGVKLTKLSSKQAKYLHMNVDGPFKPEHYRY, from the coding sequence ATGATCTTGGATGATGGTGGTGACCTTACCAACATGATGCACGAGAAGCGTTTTGCCAACGAAATCAAAAAAATCATTGGTATCTCTGAAGAGACAACAACAGGTGTTCATAACCTTGAAGTGATGGTGAAAGAGGGGCGTCTAAAAGTTCCTGCGATTAACATCAATGACTCAGTCACTAAATCTAAATTCGACAACCTTTACGGTTGCCGCGAGTCTTTAGCTGACGGTATCAAACGTGCTACTGACGTTATGGTTGCCGGTAAAATCTGCGTTGTTGCTGGTTACGGCGACGTAGGTAAAGGTTCTGCGCACTCACTTCGTGGTCTTGGTGCACGTGTTCTTATCACTGAAATCGATCCTATCTGTGCTCTACAAGCAGCGATGGAAGGTTTTGAAGTAACAACAATGGAAGATGCTGCTCCACTTGGAGACATCTTCGTAACAGCAACTGGTTGCTGCGATATCATCACTGAGAAACATTTCAAAGCGATGAAAAACAATGCGATCGTTTGTAACATTGGTCACTTCGACATCGAAATCGACATGGCTTGGTTGAACAAGAACTCAAAAGTTCGTGAAGTTAAACCTCAAGTTGATATCCACACATTGAAAAACGGTCGTCAGATCATCGTTCTAGCTAAAGGCCGCTTAGTAAATCTAGGTTGTGCAACAGGACATCCAAGCTTTGTAATGAGTAACTCATTCACAAACCAAGTTCTTGCACAAATGGAACTTTACATGAACCGCGCGAAATACAAAAAAATTGCGGTTTACCGTTTACCTAAGCACCTTGACGAAAAAGTGGCAGCTCTTCACCTTGGTAAACTAGGTGTGAAGTTGACGAAGCTTTCTAGCAAGCAGGCGAAGTACCTTCATATGAATGTGGATGGCCCATTTAAACCAGAACACTACCGCTACTAA
- a CDS encoding putative DNA alkylation repair enzyme (COG4335 DNA alkylation repair enzyme), with protein MPQKNQNSEDNAFKNWINKDLVLRISSHLQKHSSQFDFKSFEKVGGKLQELEMKPRVQLIREALHKSLPTNYNKTLSILLKATLSPHKNTKPLKGFDLWPFTDFVQTYGLSNLDESLQALAEFTKLFTAEFAVRPFLIHHPKETLSYFHQWMKSENVHLRRLASEGSRPRLPWGEQLKAFIKDPSPTLPILEALKYDEELYVRKSVANHLNDISKDHPELAIKISKKWLKECPQEHKPKIDWIVRHGLRTLIKKGNKSALELLGYSSSEKVEVKDLKISTKKVRIGDHLEFSFNLHTAKGIAVMVDYIIHHKKSNGSHSPKVFKLTSKELEKKSATTIRKKHSFKIVTTRTYYPGTHHLEIMVNGEVRARVSFTLQK; from the coding sequence ATGCCACAGAAAAATCAGAACTCCGAAGACAACGCTTTTAAAAATTGGATCAATAAAGATCTAGTGCTAAGAATTTCTTCACACCTTCAAAAGCACTCTTCGCAGTTTGATTTTAAGTCTTTTGAAAAAGTAGGCGGAAAGCTTCAAGAGTTAGAAATGAAACCTCGCGTACAACTTATTCGCGAGGCCCTTCATAAAAGTCTTCCCACTAATTATAACAAAACTCTTTCTATCTTGTTGAAGGCGACTCTTTCGCCCCATAAAAATACAAAACCTTTAAAGGGGTTTGATCTATGGCCCTTCACTGACTTCGTACAAACCTATGGTCTCAGTAATCTCGATGAGTCCTTACAAGCCTTGGCTGAGTTCACTAAACTTTTCACGGCAGAGTTTGCCGTGCGCCCGTTTCTAATTCATCACCCAAAAGAAACTCTTTCCTACTTTCATCAATGGATGAAGTCGGAAAATGTTCACTTGCGACGCTTAGCCTCGGAGGGAAGCCGCCCCCGCCTTCCCTGGGGGGAACAACTTAAAGCCTTCATCAAAGATCCCTCGCCGACTCTTCCGATCTTAGAGGCGCTAAAGTATGATGAAGAACTCTACGTCAGAAAGTCTGTGGCTAATCATCTCAACGACATTTCAAAAGATCACCCTGAGTTAGCTATTAAGATCTCTAAGAAATGGCTTAAAGAATGCCCTCAAGAGCATAAACCAAAGATCGACTGGATTGTTCGCCACGGTTTGCGCACGCTCATTAAAAAAGGCAATAAGTCTGCCTTAGAATTACTGGGATACTCTTCATCTGAAAAAGTAGAAGTTAAAGACTTAAAAATCTCTACCAAGAAAGTTCGCATCGGCGATCACTTAGAATTTTCGTTTAATCTGCACACCGCTAAAGGAATAGCTGTGATGGTGGATTACATTATTCATCATAAAAAATCCAACGGCAGCCACAGCCCCAAAGTTTTCAAACTGACCAGCAAAGAACTCGAAAAAAAATCTGCCACTACAATTCGCAAAAAACATTCGTTTAAAATCGTAACAACCAGAACCTATTATCCTGGAACACATCATCTTGAAATCATGGTGAACGGCGAAGTCCGCGCACGCGTTAGCTTCACTCTACAAAAATAA